One Acidimicrobiales bacterium genomic region harbors:
- the raiA gene encoding ribosome-associated translation inhibitor RaiA, whose amino-acid sequence MEITVSARNTEVSSALREAVEEKIGRLSRKASGLHRADVHFFEERNPRIAEREICEVIVDGRGHQIRCRVSGPDTFVVVDRAAAKLEQQLEKAKTKLMRRRNAAAAQRSVARRETANGTSTNGAGSNGTTAPTAARALRRAV is encoded by the coding sequence GTGGAGATCACGGTCAGCGCACGGAACACCGAGGTCTCTTCAGCTTTGCGGGAAGCTGTCGAGGAAAAGATCGGCCGTCTGTCTCGGAAGGCCTCTGGCCTCCACCGAGCGGATGTCCACTTCTTCGAGGAACGCAATCCCCGAATCGCCGAGCGGGAGATCTGCGAGGTGATCGTCGACGGGCGGGGTCACCAGATCCGCTGCCGGGTGAGCGGGCCCGACACATTCGTCGTGGTGGATCGCGCCGCGGCGAAGCTCGAGCAACAGCTCGAGAAGGCCAAGACCAAGCTGATGCGTCGCCGCAACGCCGCAGCCGCCCAACGCAGCGTCGCCCGCCGCGAAACCGCCAACGGCACCAGCACCAACGGCGCCGGCTCCAACGGCACCACCGCACCCACGGCCGCCCGCGCTCTGCGCCGCGCGGTCTGA